In Mangifera indica cultivar Alphonso chromosome 1, CATAS_Mindica_2.1, whole genome shotgun sequence, a single genomic region encodes these proteins:
- the LOC123192878 gene encoding VQ motif-containing protein 31 encodes METPASQGVASCKPLTTFVQTDSNTFREVVQRLTGPSESEAATQEGAPAKVAGVKRQTCKLHERRHHTRPKLEIAKPPTNFKPGSSPSRSANSSLLPSPVVTPSAIFSKLSIGEEENKEEAKSELNSQEEEKAIKERRFYLHPSPRSKPGYTEPELLTLFPLTSPRTSEKP; translated from the coding sequence ATGGAAACTCCAGCAAGCCAAGGCGTAGCCAGTTGCAAACCATTAACAACATTCGTGCAAACAGACTCAAATACTTTTAGAGAAGTGGTACAGCGCTTAACAGGTCCATCAGAGAGTGAAGCAGCTACACAAGAAGGAGCACCTGCGAAGGTAGCAGGCGTAAAGCGACAGACTTGTAAACTCCATGAGAGAAGGCACCACACAAGGCCAAAGCTTGAGATTGCCAAACCTCCTACCAATTTCAAACCTGGTTCATCTCCATCAAGATCAGCAAACTCCAGTCTTCTTCCAAGTCCTGTGGTTACCCCATCTGCAATTTTCTCAAAGCTGTCAATTGGAGAAGaggaaaacaaagaagaagcaaAGAGTGAATTGAATAGCCAAGAAGAGGAAAAAGCCATCAAAGAGAGGAGGTTTTATTTGCACCCGTCACCTCGGTCTAAACCAGGGTATACTGAACCAGAATTGCTCACCTTGTTCCCTCTAACATCTCCCAGGACAAGTGAAAAGCCTTGA
- the LOC123218895 gene encoding uncharacterized protein LOC123218895, translating into MRSKYKKNAKVAWMYWKVAKAYTEFEFQQVIKSLSRLHPEATAYLCEVGFDRWARAYFPGHRYNVMTTNIAKSFNALVKHTRGLPIIMLIEFIRVTPWVEDKIAKRVRKSSNLEMRPITTERYQVLGSGQYDALVDLTEHTCTCRKFQLSKIPYMHVIAVARYMKLTTCLQWVHSYYSTAFYRTVYADAVNPLGDQSKWLHPEEATVIHPPYMHRRRAGRPANKNRRPSQGKVVEQLICSRCHQPGHTRQNCRSPVPVPSSVLSSSGRKKKDGK; encoded by the exons atgcggtccaagtacaaaaagaatgctaAAGTCGCATGGATGTACTGGAAAGTAGCCAAGGCGTacactgaatttgaattccaacaGGTTATTAAGTCACTGTCCCGTTTGCACCCTGAGGCAACTGCATACCTGTGTGAAGTGGGTTTTGATCGATGGGCACGAGCATATTTTCCAGGCCAtaggtacaatgtaatgactaccaatattgctaagtcatttaatgccttgGTCAAACACACTCGAGGTTTACCTATTATTATGTTGATCGAGTTCATTAGAG TCACACCTTGGGTTGAAGATAAGATCGCAAAACGTGTACGAAAGTCTTCGAACTTAGAAATGCGTCCTATAACAACTGAGCGATACCAAGTTCTTGGTAGtggccaatatgatgccctggtAGACCTGACGGAGCATACATgtacttgtagaaaatttcaattatcaaagattCCCTACATGCACGTTATTGCTGTagccagatatatgaagctTACAACCTGCCTTCAATGGGTGCATTCATACTACAGCACAGCTTTTTATCGAACAGTTTATGCAGACGCAGTCAATCCATTGGGAGATCAGTCAAAGTGGCTTCATCCGGAGGAGGCAACTGTTATCCACCCACCATATATGCATCGTCGTCGTGCAGGGCGTCcagcaaataaaaacagacgTCCTTCTCAAGGAaaggttgttgaacaacttatctgtAGTCGATGTCACCAACCTGGACATACAAGACAGAACTGTAGAAGCCCTGTTCCAGTACCTAGTTCTGTACTATCAAGTtcaggaagaaagaagaaagatgggaAATAA